Below is a genomic region from Candidatus Eisenbacteria bacterium.
AGGAGTCCTCGAGCGCGGCTCAGGAGCTGGCGGGCCAGTCGCAGGAGCTGGCGGCGATGGTCGGACGGTTCCAGCTGAACCGGCGCGCCAACGCGGCCGTTTCCTCGCCCGCGGAAACCGTGAAGAAGGCGTCGCCCCGTCCCAAGCGCGCCTCCCGGAAAATGACGAGCGAGCAGAAAGCGGCGGCGGGGATTCCGCTCACCGAAGAGGAGCTGATTCCTCTTCAAGGCGATCCCGATTTCGCCGACTTCTAGAAGAAGACGAAGGCGTGGGGCGGCGGGCGAACCGCTCGCCGCCCCGTCGCCGGTTCCTCCGCGCCCCGATCCGGGGCGCGGAAAAACGGGCGGCACGAACGGAGGGCGATGGCGGATCCCCACGGGATTCCCACCGCACCGGCGGAACGAAAGAATGGATCAGGCCCTATTCCGAAAGTTCTGCAAGCTCGCCCACGACAAGGCGGGCATCCATCTGAAAGAGGGGAAGGAATCGCTCGTGCAGGCGCGTGTGGCGAAGCGGCTCCGCGCCCTCGGGCTCGATCATCCCCGGGAATACCTCGAATACATGGAGAGGGACGAGAGCGGCGAGGAGCTGGTTCTCTTTCTCGACGTGATCTCCACCAACTTCACCAACTTCTTTCGCGAGCCCGATCATTTCGATGTGTTGGCCGAGGACGTGAAGCGCCTCGTCCTGGAAAAGGGGCGTCGCCGGATCCGTCTCTGGTCCGCCGCGTCCTCCAGCGGCGAGGAACCGTACACGATGGCGATCACCGTGCTGGAGGCCTTGGAGGGCGCTCCCGCGGACTTCCGAATCCTCGCCACCGATATCTCCACCCGGATGCTCGCGCGCGCCGAGGAGGGAGTGTACGCCGCGGGACGGCTCGAGGGTGTTCCGAAAGCCTTCCGGCACAAATACTTCGAGAGGATCGGCCGGCGGGGTTCGGAGGAGGAGTCCTACCGGATCCGGCCCGCGGTCCGCGAGCGGGTGGTGTTCCGGCGGCTCAATCTCGCCGATCCGCCCTTCCCGATGCAGGGGCCGCTGGACGTGGTCTTCTGCCGCAACGTGATGATTTATTTCGACCAACCGGTCCGACAACGGCTCGTCTCGGAAATCGAGCGGTTGCTCGCGCCGGGAGGTCTTTTATGCATCGGACATTCCGAGACGCTGAGCACGGTGAAGAATCACTTGAAGTATATCAGGTCTTCGGTTTTTCGGAATAGCGTGGATGCGGAGGTACTGCAGGGGGCTTCATGAACAGCGCAACAAAGGAAGCGACCGGACCGGTGTGTTCGGGGGAACACCGCGAGGAACAAGCATCGAAGAGCGCCAACCAGATCACGGTGGATATCTCCGACATCCAGGTCAGCGCGGATCCGGGCGCGGTGATCGTCACCTACGCGCTCGGCTCCTGCATCGCCGTGATGGTGCACGATCCGGTTCGCGGCGCGGGGGGCATGATT
It encodes:
- a CDS encoding protein-glutamate O-methyltransferase; this encodes MDQALFRKFCKLAHDKAGIHLKEGKESLVQARVAKRLRALGLDHPREYLEYMERDESGEELVLFLDVISTNFTNFFREPDHFDVLAEDVKRLVLEKGRRRIRLWSAASSSGEEPYTMAITVLEALEGAPADFRILATDISTRMLARAEEGVYAAGRLEGVPKAFRHKYFERIGRRGSEEESYRIRPAVRERVVFRRLNLADPPFPMQGPLDVVFCRNVMIYFDQPVRQRLVSEIERLLAPGGLLCIGHSETLSTVKNHLKYIRSSVFRNSVDAEVLQGAS